A region from the Rufibacter sp. DG15C genome encodes:
- a CDS encoding arylesterase, whose translation MLHKNVFFLGMLLLALTGCSQKNEEQATQKNTAMKETTPAPTRTKNILFFGNSLTAGYGLSPAEAFPALIQQKIDSLGLPYKAINAGLSGETTAGGKSRIDWLLRQQVDIFVLELGANDGLRGIHPEESSKNLQAIVDKVKTKYPEAKLMMLGMEVPPNMGDAYASQFRVIFREVATKNNMTLVPFLLEGVAGIRSLNQGDGIHPTAAGQKILAENVWQELKGML comes from the coding sequence ATGTTACATAAAAACGTGTTCTTTCTGGGCATGCTCCTCCTGGCCTTGACGGGTTGCTCACAGAAAAATGAAGAACAAGCCACCCAAAAAAACACTGCCATGAAAGAGACTACCCCCGCGCCCACCAGAACCAAAAACATCCTTTTCTTTGGGAACAGTTTAACGGCGGGGTATGGGCTTTCTCCAGCAGAGGCCTTCCCGGCACTCATTCAGCAGAAAATTGATTCCCTGGGCTTACCCTACAAAGCCATCAACGCGGGGCTCAGCGGCGAAACTACGGCCGGGGGCAAGAGCCGCATAGACTGGTTACTGCGCCAGCAGGTGGACATTTTCGTATTGGAATTGGGCGCCAACGACGGCTTGCGTGGAATCCATCCAGAAGAAAGCTCCAAGAACCTGCAAGCCATTGTGGACAAGGTGAAAACCAAATACCCAGAGGCCAAACTCATGATGCTGGGCATGGAGGTACCACCTAACATGGGCGATGCCTACGCCAGTCAATTCAGGGTCATTTTTAGAGAGGTGGCCACTAAAAACAACATGACCTTGGTGCCTTTTCTATTAGAAGGCGTTGCGGGTATAAGGTCATTAAACCAAGGAGACGGTATCCATCCAACCGCCGCTGGGCAAAAGATTCTGGCAGAAAACGTCTGGCAAGAGTTGAAAGGAATGTTGTAG
- a CDS encoding ABC transporter ATP-binding protein: protein MKTILKIENLSKTYQSAGKTLTVLDDVNFQVEGGSTVAIVGPSGSGKTTLLGLCAGLDRSSTGLVELNGIALDGLSEDQRAQVRNQNVGFIFQNFQLLPTLTALENVMVPLELRGEKNIKARALDLLEKVGLSDRHHHYPAQLSGGEQQRVSLARAFSNQPKILFADEPTGNLDAETSEKVVKLIFDLNREAGTTLILVTHDLDLAAKTQRIIKVKGGHLVSDEMVGQFGG, encoded by the coding sequence GTGAAGACCATACTAAAAATTGAAAACCTAAGCAAGACCTACCAAAGCGCCGGCAAGACCCTCACGGTGCTGGACGACGTCAACTTTCAGGTAGAGGGCGGCTCCACGGTGGCCATTGTAGGCCCATCGGGGAGCGGGAAGACCACCTTGCTGGGCCTCTGCGCCGGTTTGGACCGGTCCAGCACCGGGTTAGTGGAGCTCAACGGCATCGCCTTGGACGGCCTTTCTGAGGACCAGCGCGCACAGGTAAGAAACCAGAACGTGGGGTTCATCTTCCAGAACTTTCAATTGCTGCCCACGCTCACGGCCTTGGAGAATGTGATGGTGCCGCTGGAATTGCGCGGCGAAAAAAACATAAAGGCCCGGGCGCTGGACTTACTGGAGAAAGTGGGCCTCAGCGACCGGCACCACCATTACCCCGCCCAACTGTCTGGGGGAGAGCAGCAGCGGGTGTCATTGGCGAGGGCCTTTTCCAACCAGCCCAAGATCTTGTTCGCCGATGAGCCCACCGGCAACCTGGACGCCGAGACCAGCGAGAAAGTTGTCAAGCTCATCTTTGACCTGAACCGCGAGGCCGGCACCACGCTCATCTTAGTCACCCATGATCTTGACCTAGCTGCCAAAACCCAGCGCATCATCAAAGTGAAAGGCGGCCATCTGGTCTCTGATGAGATGGTGGGCCAATTTGGCGGCTGA
- a CDS encoding YhcH/YjgK/YiaL family protein — protein MVLDHLHNADRYTALHPLFEQAFQFLREADVLNLPTGNLELKGQELFALISEDIGVPQNQARLEAHLKYIDIQYVVKGADRMGWKYLTECSAASEPYVAEKDIAFYPDKTNTWLDVPAGSFTIFFPTDAHAPMATTELVRKIVLKIAVQ, from the coding sequence ATGGTTTTAGATCACCTCCACAATGCTGACCGGTATACTGCCCTTCACCCTTTGTTTGAGCAAGCTTTTCAGTTCTTGCGAGAGGCAGATGTGTTGAATCTTCCTACCGGAAATCTGGAGCTAAAAGGCCAGGAGTTGTTTGCCCTTATCTCTGAGGACATTGGCGTTCCTCAAAATCAAGCTAGATTAGAGGCGCACCTAAAATACATTGACATCCAGTACGTGGTAAAAGGCGCTGACCGCATGGGTTGGAAATACCTGACAGAATGCAGCGCAGCCTCAGAACCGTATGTAGCCGAAAAAGACATTGCCTTTTATCCGGACAAGACCAACACCTGGCTAGATGTTCCTGCGGGTTCCTTCACCATTTTCTTCCCCACAGACGCACACGCGCCCATGGCCACCACCGAATTAGTCAGAAAGATTGTCTTAAAAATAGCAGTCCAATAG